A portion of the Pseudarthrobacter sp. L1SW genome contains these proteins:
- the pgm gene encoding phosphoglucomutase (alpha-D-glucose-1,6-bisphosphate-dependent), producing MASRAGTVAQPQDLVDITALLDAYYDISPDLGDPGQRVVFGTSGHRGSSLKASFNEKHIVAITQAIVEYRAGQGITGPLFLAKDTHALSEPAQNSALEVLAANGVQVLVDARHGYTPTPALSHAILTYNRKAAAGAPQADGIVVTPSHNPPADGGFKYNPPHGGPADSDATGWIANRANELLENDLRGVKRVPLAEAQSADTTGKFDFLSSYVDDLPSVLDLDAIREAGVRIGADPMGGASVDYWGEIGERHQLNLTVVNPTVDPQWAFMTLDWDEKIRMDCSSPSAMASLIKRMSDGGNGSAFDVATGNDADADRHGIVTPDAGLMNPNHYLAVAIDYLYRNRSGWNPASVVGKTLVSSSIIDRVAESLGRKLVEVPVGFKWFVPGLLSGEGAFGGEESAGASFNKKDGSVWTTDKDGILLALLASEITAVTGKSPSQLYKGLTDQFGAPVYARIDAAASREQKAKLGKLSAADVTATSLAGEEITAKLTEAPGNGASIGGLKVVTENAWFAARPSGTEDVYKIYAESFKGEEHLKQVQAEAKALVDSVIA from the coding sequence ATGGCTAGCCGCGCGGGCACAGTTGCCCAACCCCAGGACCTTGTTGACATCACTGCGCTCCTCGATGCGTATTACGACATCTCGCCGGATCTGGGTGATCCAGGGCAGCGCGTGGTCTTCGGAACCTCGGGGCACCGCGGCTCCAGCCTCAAGGCGTCCTTCAACGAGAAACACATCGTTGCCATCACCCAGGCCATTGTGGAGTACCGGGCGGGGCAGGGCATCACCGGCCCGCTGTTCCTGGCCAAGGACACGCATGCCCTGAGCGAGCCGGCGCAGAACTCCGCGCTTGAGGTCCTGGCGGCCAACGGCGTCCAGGTCCTCGTGGACGCCCGGCACGGCTACACGCCGACGCCCGCCCTGAGCCACGCCATCCTCACCTACAACCGGAAGGCCGCGGCCGGCGCCCCCCAGGCGGACGGCATCGTGGTCACCCCCAGCCACAACCCGCCGGCCGACGGCGGCTTCAAGTACAACCCTCCGCACGGCGGCCCGGCCGATTCCGATGCCACCGGGTGGATCGCCAACCGTGCCAACGAACTGCTCGAGAATGACCTCCGCGGCGTGAAGCGCGTTCCCCTGGCTGAAGCCCAGTCTGCGGACACCACCGGCAAATTCGACTTCCTCAGCAGCTACGTGGACGATCTCCCGTCCGTCCTTGACCTGGACGCCATCCGCGAGGCCGGCGTGCGCATCGGTGCCGACCCCATGGGCGGCGCCTCAGTCGACTACTGGGGCGAGATCGGCGAGCGGCACCAGCTCAACCTCACCGTGGTGAACCCCACCGTGGATCCGCAGTGGGCGTTCATGACCCTGGACTGGGACGAGAAGATCCGGATGGACTGCTCCTCGCCGTCCGCGATGGCGTCGCTGATCAAGCGGATGTCCGACGGCGGCAACGGCTCCGCCTTCGACGTCGCCACCGGAAATGACGCCGACGCCGACCGGCACGGCATCGTCACCCCGGATGCCGGCCTGATGAACCCCAACCATTACCTGGCGGTGGCCATCGACTACCTCTACCGCAACCGCAGCGGCTGGAACCCGGCCTCCGTGGTGGGCAAGACCCTGGTTTCCTCCTCGATCATCGACCGCGTGGCGGAAAGCCTGGGCCGCAAGCTTGTGGAGGTTCCGGTCGGCTTCAAGTGGTTCGTGCCCGGCCTGCTGTCCGGCGAGGGCGCTTTCGGCGGCGAGGAATCGGCCGGCGCCTCCTTCAACAAAAAGGACGGCAGCGTCTGGACCACGGACAAGGACGGCATCCTGCTCGCCCTGCTCGCCTCGGAAATCACCGCGGTCACGGGCAAGTCCCCCTCGCAGCTCTACAAGGGCCTGACGGACCAGTTCGGCGCGCCCGTGTACGCCCGCATTGACGCCGCGGCCAGCCGGGAGCAGAAGGCGAAGCTGGGCAAGCTCTCCGCCGCGGATGTCACGGCGACGTCCCTGGCAGGTGAGGAGATCACCGCCAAGCTCACCGAGGCGCCCGGCAACGGCGCGTCCATCGGGGGGTTGAAGGTGGTCACGGAGAACGCCTGGTTCGCCGCGCGCCCCTCCGGCACCGAGGACGTCTACAAGATCTACGCCGAGTCCTTCAAGGGCGAGGAGCACCTCAAGCAGGTCCAGGCGGAAGCCAAGGCCCTGGTGGACAGCGTCATCGCCTAG
- a CDS encoding NERD domain-containing protein, which produces MGAGDGAAEQSRLAAERVARLKRRLDEAERATKPWDAGAEGTTAVAEKLSELVPRGWYVLNDVYWPGRPKASLDHVLVGPGGVVVVDSKNWTGEVRVASGVLWQGRYARTQAVEGALAQCAAVTSVVAPAHRRLVRPLICMAAQPDLFGVTNSDVAVAGTGRVVGAIEALPPVLDPQAVAGLYEHLGQELTHEQEPGITALRSVRPGTVVPPAGTTVPPAEATGSDPTGPAGGVRRAGSPPRPVVRGNSSGTTPAANSSPVPPHTPALHGSPRHGSPRRSPARHGSARRGSALHGAGPTSRQHGAAGGGRLALLAAFVIFAVYVLPYWGQ; this is translated from the coding sequence ATGGGGGCAGGGGACGGGGCAGCCGAGCAGTCCAGGCTGGCCGCGGAGAGGGTGGCCAGGCTCAAGCGCCGGCTCGACGAAGCGGAGCGCGCCACGAAGCCGTGGGACGCGGGCGCAGAGGGCACTACGGCAGTGGCCGAGAAGCTCAGTGAACTGGTGCCGCGGGGCTGGTATGTGCTGAATGATGTCTACTGGCCAGGCCGGCCAAAGGCCAGCCTGGACCATGTTTTGGTGGGGCCGGGCGGCGTGGTTGTGGTGGATTCCAAGAACTGGACGGGCGAGGTCCGCGTTGCCTCGGGCGTGCTGTGGCAGGGGCGCTACGCCCGGACCCAGGCGGTGGAGGGGGCCCTTGCCCAGTGTGCGGCCGTGACGTCCGTGGTTGCTCCGGCGCACCGGAGGCTGGTGCGCCCGTTGATCTGCATGGCTGCCCAGCCGGACCTCTTTGGGGTGACGAATTCTGACGTGGCAGTGGCCGGAACCGGGCGCGTGGTGGGGGCCATAGAAGCCCTGCCCCCGGTCCTGGACCCTCAGGCCGTGGCGGGACTCTACGAACACCTCGGCCAGGAGCTGACCCACGAACAGGAGCCCGGCATCACCGCGCTGCGGAGCGTACGGCCCGGAACCGTGGTCCCGCCCGCCGGAACCACAGTCCCGCCCGCCGAAGCGACAGGAAGTGACCCAACAGGTCCTGCAGGTGGTGTCCGGAGGGCTGGCTCGCCGCCCCGGCCGGTGGTCCGGGGAAACTCCTCCGGGACCACGCCGGCCGCGAACAGCAGCCCGGTCCCGCCACACACTCCGGCCCTGCATGGTTCCCCCCGGCATGGTTCGCCCCGACGCAGTCCGGCCCGGCACGGTTCGGCCCGTCGTGGTTCGGCCCTGCACGGTGCCGGCCCGACCTCGCGCCAGCACGGTGCTGCCGGCGGGGGACGGCTGGCCCTGCTGGCCGCTTTTGTGATTTTTGCCGTGTACGTCTTGCCCTACTGGGGACAATAG
- a CDS encoding DUF4190 domain-containing protein has product MSDQPSQRPESGQPESPAPPGFEPPRSAGPSGSGMPSQPQHGQYGQGGDGQNSYGQGGYGQGVYAPDGSGQDTYGEPGQYGTPYGQQPGPYAQPASPYGQPASPYGQPASPYGQQPYYYGMQAEPKTLSIASMVCGIASVIMGWILIPQVAAIITGHLALKREPAGRGMSIAGLVLGYLCLLGYGALWLLAIIGLTVASTSGGSTYSY; this is encoded by the coding sequence ATGTCCGACCAGCCAAGCCAGCGTCCCGAATCCGGGCAGCCGGAGTCCCCGGCGCCGCCCGGCTTTGAGCCGCCCCGATCCGCCGGGCCATCCGGCAGCGGGATGCCGTCGCAGCCGCAGCACGGGCAGTACGGGCAGGGCGGTGATGGGCAAAATTCTTATGGCCAGGGCGGCTACGGGCAGGGCGTCTATGCACCGGACGGTTCCGGGCAGGACACCTACGGCGAGCCGGGCCAGTACGGCACACCGTACGGTCAGCAGCCAGGCCCGTATGCGCAGCCTGCCAGCCCCTACGGCCAGCCTGCCAGCCCGTACGGCCAGCCTGCCAGCCCCTACGGCCAGCAGCCGTACTACTACGGTATGCAGGCGGAGCCGAAGACGCTGAGCATTGCCAGCATGGTGTGCGGCATCGCCTCGGTGATCATGGGCTGGATCCTGATTCCCCAGGTCGCCGCGATCATCACCGGACACCTGGCCCTCAAGCGGGAACCGGCCGGCAGGGGCATGTCCATCGCCGGCCTCGTCCTGGGGTACCTGTGCCTACTGGGCTACGGCGCACTCTGGCTGCTGGCCATCATCGGCCTGACCGTCGCCAGCACCAGCGGCGGTTCAACCTACTCATACTGA
- a CDS encoding FAD-binding oxidoreductase, with the protein MSTVHDNARELQQALHELRGKLSGSLIEPGDPLYDDARAVWNGMVDLRPRAVVRAGALTDIEVVLDAVQRTGLALAVRGGGHNVAGHGTVDGGLVLDLGPMKRVQVDAGSRLVTVEPGATLADVDRATAPYNLAVPLGVISGTGVAGLTLGGGVGWLTRTGGLSLDNLESVDVVTAAGEHLHASGQENPELFWGLRGGGGNFGVASSFTFRARPLPAAPLGGNLFYRRKHWRNALLAFAAWTPTLPEEMNPIVSFLVFPPEFGMGGDPWMILGFMWVGEDHQAGLDRVGQLTAAAPPDEQEVGPASWLDWQSAMDSVFPKGSRGYWKNVSFSRLDEETVDVLLGFASEVTWEGTGIDIHHMEGAFGRVPEDATAFPNRSARYWLNVYGFWRDRSEDDRLTAFARKAYALMQPFAEHGEYVNFLGAEVGLKEADAARAAYGPEKFQRLVALKDRYDPHNVFRLNHNIPPTQPPPG; encoded by the coding sequence ATGTCCACAGTTCATGACAACGCCAGGGAGTTGCAACAGGCACTGCACGAGCTGCGCGGGAAGCTGTCAGGATCCCTGATCGAGCCCGGGGATCCGCTCTACGACGATGCCCGTGCTGTTTGGAACGGCATGGTGGACCTCCGGCCGCGGGCCGTGGTCCGCGCCGGGGCCCTGACCGACATCGAGGTGGTGCTGGACGCTGTCCAGCGGACCGGCCTGGCCCTGGCGGTCCGCGGCGGGGGCCACAATGTGGCCGGTCACGGAACGGTTGACGGCGGACTGGTCCTGGACCTCGGGCCGATGAAGCGCGTCCAGGTCGATGCTGGATCCCGGCTCGTCACGGTTGAGCCGGGAGCAACACTTGCCGACGTGGACCGGGCCACTGCCCCCTACAACCTCGCCGTTCCGCTGGGGGTGATCAGCGGGACAGGCGTTGCGGGCCTTACCCTCGGCGGCGGGGTGGGCTGGCTGACCCGTACCGGCGGCCTCAGCTTAGACAACCTGGAATCGGTGGACGTCGTGACCGCCGCCGGAGAGCACCTGCATGCGAGCGGCCAGGAGAACCCGGAGCTCTTCTGGGGGCTGCGCGGCGGCGGCGGCAACTTCGGCGTTGCCTCCTCGTTCACCTTCCGCGCCCGTCCCCTGCCGGCGGCTCCCTTGGGCGGAAACCTGTTCTACCGGCGCAAACACTGGCGGAACGCCCTGCTCGCCTTTGCCGCCTGGACCCCCACCCTGCCCGAGGAAATGAACCCGATCGTCTCGTTCCTGGTCTTCCCGCCCGAGTTCGGGATGGGCGGGGACCCGTGGATGATCCTCGGGTTCATGTGGGTTGGCGAGGACCACCAGGCCGGCCTCGACCGCGTTGGGCAACTGACGGCCGCGGCACCGCCCGACGAACAGGAGGTTGGCCCTGCCTCGTGGCTGGACTGGCAGAGCGCCATGGACAGCGTTTTTCCGAAGGGCTCGCGCGGCTACTGGAAGAACGTCTCCTTTTCCCGCCTCGACGAGGAGACGGTGGATGTCCTGCTGGGTTTCGCGTCCGAGGTGACCTGGGAGGGAACCGGCATCGACATCCACCACATGGAGGGAGCGTTCGGTCGGGTGCCGGAGGACGCCACGGCGTTCCCCAACCGGTCCGCCCGCTACTGGCTCAACGTGTACGGATTCTGGCGCGACCGTTCCGAGGACGACCGGCTGACAGCCTTTGCCCGCAAGGCTTATGCACTCATGCAGCCGTTCGCCGAGCATGGCGAGTACGTCAATTTCCTGGGTGCCGAAGTCGGGCTGAAGGAGGCGGACGCTGCCCGCGCGGCGTACGGCCCGGAGAAGTTCCAGCGGCTTGTTGCCCTCAAGGACCGGTACGACCCCCACAACGTCTTCCGCCTTAACCACAACATCCCGCCGACGCAGCCGCCGCCAGGCTAG
- a CDS encoding FadR/GntR family transcriptional regulator, whose amino-acid sequence MEKASRLGLERITRPRLYEQLVEQILSYIESAQLRPGDLLPAERDLAERLGVSRATLAQALVALEVLGVIDVQHGTGAVLARRPSVASVIKGLREHRSRLPEIVEARSTLEVKLAALAAARRTDEDLAAIDDALEVMAKEISDGDRGTHGDELFHQAITAAAHSSVLAQLMAFIAEMILETRMESLGQPGRPEQSLASHRKIADAVRAQDAEGAAEAMLAHIELVSDVELLR is encoded by the coding sequence GTGGAGAAGGCATCACGGCTGGGACTGGAACGAATCACGCGCCCCCGGCTGTACGAACAGCTCGTGGAGCAGATCCTGTCCTACATCGAGTCCGCCCAGCTGAGGCCCGGCGACCTGCTGCCGGCGGAGCGTGACCTTGCCGAGCGCCTCGGCGTTTCCCGTGCCACGCTCGCCCAGGCCCTCGTGGCCCTCGAGGTGCTGGGGGTGATCGACGTGCAGCACGGGACCGGAGCCGTCCTGGCGCGCCGGCCGAGTGTCGCCTCCGTGATAAAGGGCCTGCGCGAGCACCGCAGCAGGCTGCCGGAGATCGTGGAAGCGCGAAGCACGCTGGAAGTGAAGCTTGCCGCCCTCGCCGCTGCCCGGCGCACGGACGAAGACCTGGCTGCCATTGATGACGCCCTTGAGGTGATGGCGAAGGAAATCAGCGACGGCGACCGCGGAACCCACGGTGACGAGCTCTTCCACCAGGCCATTACGGCCGCAGCGCATTCCTCCGTGCTGGCGCAGCTGATGGCCTTCATCGCGGAAATGATTCTTGAAACCAGGATGGAATCCCTTGGCCAGCCCGGACGGCCCGAGCAGTCCCTTGCCTCCCACCGCAAGATCGCCGACGCTGTCAGGGCGCAGGATGCCGAAGGTGCCGCCGAAGCCATGCTTGCGCACATCGAGCTGGTGTCGGACGTGGAGCTGCTCCGCTGA
- a CDS encoding SLC13 family permease, with translation MSAPVLSILILAAMFLLATVLPLNMGALAFVGAFLLGSVVLGISTSDILANFPGGLFLTIVGVTYLFAIAQNNGTIDLLVRGAVRLVGNRVALIPWVMFAITALITSVGALSPAAVAIIAPIALSFAGKHKISPLLMGMMVIHGAQAGGFSPIAVYGVTVNGLIAKTELAASPMAIFLASFIFNLVVAAVLFIVLGGSKLLSSKAGRIVEQAAESRMKVSVGARAAGVTLQGSGSDIPPSGVSAKGTTGGSSAAGEAGVSSAGARATVPQLVTILGLISLAVISLGFKVDVGFVSITIAIILALVSPAAQKGAVNKISWSTVLLICGMLTFVGVLEEAGTIKFVSDGVANLGLPLLAALLICYIGGIVSAFASSTAILAALIPLAVPFLAAGEIGAVGVIAALAVSATIVDVSPFSTNGALVLANAPDGVDKERFYKQILTYSGIVVVAGPAIAWLVMVVPGWM, from the coding sequence ATGTCCGCTCCTGTTTTATCCATCCTCATCCTGGCGGCGATGTTCCTGCTCGCCACCGTCCTTCCCCTGAACATGGGCGCGCTGGCCTTCGTTGGCGCCTTCCTCCTGGGCAGCGTTGTCCTGGGGATTTCCACCAGTGACATCCTGGCCAACTTCCCCGGCGGTCTGTTCCTTACCATCGTCGGCGTCACGTACCTTTTCGCCATCGCCCAGAACAACGGCACCATCGACCTCCTGGTGAGGGGCGCCGTGCGGCTGGTGGGCAACCGCGTAGCCCTGATTCCCTGGGTCATGTTCGCCATCACGGCGCTGATTACCAGCGTCGGTGCCCTGTCCCCGGCCGCGGTCGCAATCATCGCCCCGATCGCGCTCAGCTTCGCCGGGAAGCACAAGATCAGCCCGCTGCTGATGGGCATGATGGTGATCCACGGCGCCCAGGCCGGCGGGTTCTCGCCGATCGCCGTCTACGGCGTTACGGTCAACGGACTGATTGCCAAGACTGAACTCGCCGCGAGCCCGATGGCTATCTTCCTGGCCAGCTTCATCTTCAACCTTGTCGTGGCAGCGGTCCTGTTCATCGTCCTCGGCGGCAGCAAACTCCTCTCCTCCAAGGCTGGCCGGATCGTTGAGCAGGCAGCCGAGAGCCGCATGAAGGTGAGCGTCGGCGCCCGCGCGGCCGGTGTCACCCTGCAGGGCTCCGGTTCGGACATTCCCCCTTCTGGCGTCTCGGCCAAGGGCACCACTGGTGGGTCCTCCGCAGCCGGTGAGGCCGGGGTCAGCTCCGCAGGTGCCCGCGCCACCGTGCCGCAGCTCGTGACCATCCTTGGTCTCATCTCCCTCGCCGTCATCTCCCTCGGATTCAAGGTCGACGTCGGCTTCGTTTCCATTACCATCGCCATCATCCTGGCGCTGGTGTCACCGGCCGCCCAGAAGGGCGCCGTCAACAAGATCAGCTGGTCCACCGTGCTGCTCATCTGCGGCATGCTGACCTTTGTTGGAGTCCTCGAAGAAGCCGGCACGATCAAGTTCGTCTCCGATGGCGTCGCCAACCTCGGCCTGCCCCTGCTGGCAGCGCTGCTGATCTGCTACATCGGCGGAATCGTTTCGGCGTTCGCATCGTCCACCGCAATCCTCGCGGCACTCATTCCGCTGGCGGTTCCGTTCCTTGCCGCCGGCGAAATCGGTGCCGTCGGAGTCATCGCGGCACTTGCGGTCTCCGCAACCATCGTGGATGTTTCGCCCTTCTCCACCAACGGCGCACTTGTGCTGGCCAATGCGCCCGACGGCGTGGACAAGGAACGCTTCTACAAGCAGATATTGACCTACAGCGGCATCGTCGTGGTCGCCGGACCCGCAATCGCCTGGCTCGTCATGGTCGTCCCGGGCTGGATGTAG
- a CDS encoding CaiB/BaiF CoA-transferase family protein, whose product MSRTDSTQGPLSGHLIVDLSRALAGPHAGMMLADLGARVIKVENPGTGDDTRGWGPPFVGPADDPQSTYFMSCNRNKESISLDLKSGDGQAVLRGLLERADVVIENFRPGVMDRLGFSTAAMHELNPRLVVLSITGFGHDGPESQRSGYDQILQGEAGLMSLTGSGPDDPQRVGVPIADLLAGMNGAFGVLAALVDRDKSGRGQVVRTSLLASLIGVHAFQGTRTTVAGEVPQAQGNHHPSIAPYGLFACRDGSVQISVGSEKLWASFAAAFGLDPAAPGFASNAERVRNRAGVIAAVERVFARYGAAELLQKLNDAGIPAGKVRSLDEVYAWEQVASQGLVVDVEHPLLGKVSLPGPPLRFFAPGDASETTVTEHDAPPLLDEDGQAIREWLGLWAVAAGAK is encoded by the coding sequence ATGAGCAGAACCGATAGTACGCAGGGGCCCCTGTCCGGCCACCTGATAGTGGACCTGAGCCGGGCTTTGGCTGGACCGCATGCCGGAATGATGCTGGCCGACCTGGGCGCCCGCGTCATCAAAGTGGAGAACCCCGGGACGGGGGACGATACGCGGGGTTGGGGTCCGCCCTTCGTGGGCCCCGCCGACGATCCGCAGTCCACCTACTTCATGTCCTGCAACCGCAACAAGGAATCCATCAGCCTGGACCTGAAGAGCGGAGACGGGCAGGCGGTGCTGCGGGGGCTGCTGGAGCGGGCCGACGTGGTGATCGAGAACTTCCGCCCCGGCGTCATGGACCGGCTGGGCTTCTCCACCGCTGCCATGCACGAACTAAACCCGCGCCTGGTGGTCCTCTCCATCACCGGCTTCGGCCATGACGGGCCGGAATCCCAGCGCAGCGGCTACGACCAGATCCTCCAGGGCGAGGCGGGGCTGATGTCCCTGACAGGCTCCGGACCGGACGATCCCCAGCGGGTCGGCGTCCCCATCGCGGACCTCCTCGCCGGCATGAACGGGGCATTCGGAGTGCTGGCGGCGCTGGTTGACCGGGACAAAAGCGGCCGCGGGCAGGTGGTGCGGACGTCTCTGCTGGCATCACTGATCGGGGTGCACGCCTTCCAGGGCACCCGCACCACGGTGGCAGGGGAAGTTCCGCAGGCGCAGGGCAACCACCATCCGTCCATCGCGCCCTATGGCCTCTTTGCCTGCAGGGACGGGAGCGTGCAGATCAGCGTCGGCAGCGAAAAACTGTGGGCCTCGTTCGCTGCGGCCTTCGGCCTGGATCCGGCGGCGCCGGGCTTTGCCAGCAACGCCGAAAGGGTGCGGAACCGCGCAGGGGTGATTGCCGCCGTCGAACGCGTCTTTGCCCGCTACGGGGCAGCAGAGCTGCTGCAGAAGCTGAACGACGCCGGGATCCCCGCCGGCAAGGTGCGCTCGCTTGACGAGGTGTACGCGTGGGAACAGGTTGCGTCCCAGGGGCTGGTGGTGGATGTGGAGCATCCGCTGCTCGGCAAGGTCAGCCTGCCCGGGCCGCCGCTGAGGTTCTTTGCTCCCGGCGACGCCTCGGAAACCACGGTCACCGAACACGACGCGCCGCCCTTGCTGGATGAGGACGGGCAGGCCATCCGCGAATGGCTGGGCCTGTGGGCCGTGGCCGCCGGGGCGAAATAG
- a CDS encoding acetyl-CoA carboxylase carboxyltransferase subunit alpha/beta — protein sequence MATTEKVRHLGAAELLDNVVDAGSFVSWDMPAQEPPLSAEYCRDLAKARERSGTDESVITGAGLIRGRRVAVIVSEFSFLAGSIGHAAAQRIVAAIERATAEGLPLLAGPASGGTRMQEGTLAFLSMVKITGAVRAHRQAGLPYLVYLRHPTTGGVMASWGSLGHINVAEPGALLGFLGPRVYEALHGEAFPENVQTAENLFNKGLIDGVVEPADLADLVARALDILCAERAGVPAQPATLGVRPAPVDAWTSIGISRRARRPDLRQLLKYGAVDALPLNGTGQGEKDPGLLLALARFGGQSCIVLGHARPLRKEAAGMGPGSLREARRGMKLAEELRLPLLTVIDTAGAALSQAAEEGGLAGEIARSLHELIGLAAPSVSVLLGQGAGGGALALLPADRTIAAQHSWLSPLPPEGASAIVHRTTALAPAMAQAQGVNVASLYAHGLVDHIVDERDDASLEPRAFCQRMAKAIEYELGSLSGLPVAGLVAARSEKYRSLGAG from the coding sequence ATGGCGACGACGGAAAAGGTGCGGCACCTGGGCGCCGCCGAGTTGCTGGACAACGTGGTGGATGCGGGGTCCTTCGTCTCCTGGGACATGCCGGCGCAGGAGCCGCCGCTGTCCGCGGAGTACTGCCGCGACCTTGCCAAGGCGCGGGAGCGGAGCGGTACGGACGAATCCGTGATCACGGGCGCCGGGCTCATCCGGGGTCGCCGGGTGGCGGTGATCGTGAGTGAATTCTCCTTCCTGGCGGGATCGATCGGCCACGCGGCGGCACAGCGGATCGTGGCGGCCATCGAACGGGCAACGGCTGAGGGGCTGCCGCTGCTGGCCGGCCCGGCGTCCGGGGGCACGCGGATGCAGGAAGGGACGCTGGCCTTCCTGTCCATGGTGAAAATCACCGGGGCCGTGCGGGCGCACCGCCAGGCCGGCCTTCCCTACCTGGTCTACCTGCGGCACCCCACCACCGGCGGCGTCATGGCCTCCTGGGGATCCCTGGGCCACATCAACGTGGCTGAACCCGGCGCCCTCCTGGGGTTCCTGGGCCCCCGCGTTTACGAGGCGCTGCACGGCGAGGCCTTCCCGGAGAACGTGCAGACAGCGGAGAACCTGTTCAACAAGGGACTGATCGACGGCGTGGTGGAGCCTGCCGACCTCGCTGACCTGGTGGCCAGGGCCTTGGACATCCTGTGCGCGGAGCGGGCCGGCGTTCCGGCGCAGCCCGCGACGCTCGGCGTCCGGCCCGCTCCCGTGGACGCGTGGACGTCCATTGGCATCTCCCGGCGTGCCCGGCGTCCGGACCTGCGGCAGCTCCTGAAGTACGGGGCAGTGGACGCCCTGCCCTTGAACGGGACGGGGCAGGGTGAGAAGGACCCCGGGCTGCTGCTGGCCCTGGCCCGTTTCGGCGGGCAGTCCTGCATCGTCCTGGGCCACGCGCGGCCGCTTCGCAAGGAAGCAGCCGGGATGGGGCCCGGATCCCTGCGGGAAGCGCGGCGGGGCATGAAGCTGGCGGAGGAGCTGCGGCTGCCGCTGCTGACCGTCATCGACACCGCGGGTGCGGCGCTCTCGCAGGCTGCGGAGGAAGGCGGCCTGGCGGGCGAGATTGCGCGCTCGCTGCACGAACTGATCGGCCTGGCCGCCCCGTCGGTCTCTGTGCTGCTCGGCCAGGGTGCCGGGGGAGGGGCGCTGGCACTGCTGCCGGCGGACAGGACCATCGCGGCCCAGCACAGCTGGCTCTCACCGCTGCCCCCCGAGGGTGCCAGTGCCATTGTGCACCGGACAACTGCGCTGGCCCCCGCGATGGCGCAGGCGCAGGGCGTCAACGTCGCGTCGCTGTACGCTCACGGACTGGTGGACCACATTGTGGATGAGCGGGACGACGCCTCTTTGGAGCCGCGCGCATTCTGCCAGCGCATGGCAAAGGCCATCGAGTATGAGCTGGGCTCGCTCTCCGGCCTTCCCGTCGCCGGGCTGGTTGCGGCGCGCTCCGAAAAGTACCGGAGCCTGGGCGCGGGGTGA
- a CDS encoding lipopolysaccharide assembly LapA domain-containing protein, translated as MSAGQYTPGPEGQPEQGGNGMPPDRTGTAAVPNARPADARPVSPGPTAQVPAAEQPRVTRAGVVWAAVVAALVVLILLIIFILQNQDQVVVRYLGLEGMVPLGMALFIASVTGGVLVAMAGGARILQLRRNAHRARVQQRR; from the coding sequence ATGAGTGCTGGACAGTACACGCCTGGGCCTGAGGGGCAGCCGGAGCAGGGCGGCAACGGGATGCCGCCGGACCGGACCGGTACAGCAGCGGTGCCGAACGCGCGGCCGGCAGACGCCCGGCCCGTCTCCCCTGGCCCCACGGCCCAGGTTCCCGCTGCGGAGCAGCCACGGGTGACCCGGGCAGGGGTGGTGTGGGCTGCCGTCGTTGCCGCCCTGGTGGTGCTGATCCTGCTGATCATCTTCATCCTGCAGAACCAGGACCAAGTGGTGGTCCGCTACTTGGGGCTGGAGGGCATGGTCCCGCTGGGCATGGCCCTGTTCATCGCCAGCGTGACCGGCGGCGTCCTGGTTGCCATGGCCGGCGGCGCCCGCATCCTCCAGCTCCGCAGGAACGCCCACCGCGCAAGGGTCCAGCAGCGGAGGTAG